One Qiania dongpingensis genomic window carries:
- a CDS encoding CBS domain-containing protein, with the protein MNILFFLTPKSDVEFVYEDYTLRQTIEKMEYHRFSEVPVVSRDGRYAGTITEGDLLWYVKEDWDLNIREAENVRIMNIRRKKKTAAVSVNAKMEDLMEKVMNQNFVPVVDDNDIFIGIVKRKDIIHYCYEHMVKCE; encoded by the coding sequence ATGAACATATTGTTTTTCCTGACTCCCAAAAGTGATGTGGAATTTGTGTATGAAGACTATACTCTTCGGCAGACCATTGAAAAGATGGAGTACCATCGATTTTCCGAGGTGCCGGTCGTCAGCCGGGACGGCAGATACGCAGGCACTATTACGGAGGGAGATTTGCTCTGGTATGTGAAGGAGGACTGGGACCTGAACATACGCGAGGCAGAGAATGTCCGCATTATGAACATCAGGCGGAAAAAGAAGACCGCGGCCGTGTCCGTAAATGCGAAGATGGAGGACCTGATGGAAAAGGTCATGAATCAGAATTTCGTTCCGGTGGTGGACGATAATGATATCTTTATCGGCATCGTAAAACGGAAGGATATCATCCATTATTGTTATGAACATATGGTAAAATGTGAATAG
- the addA gene encoding helicase-exonuclease AddAB subunit AddA: protein MEWTNEQKQIIGLRDRNILVAAAAGSGKTAVLVERILSMITDEDHPVDIDRLLVVTFTNAAAGQMKERIAKRLSGRLEEEPDDRNLKRQEDLLPHAKIMTIDSFCLYIVRNYFSSLDLDPDFRIGDEGELKLLREDVMKALLERKYEEAAPEFFQFVESYAEGKGDGGIPDYIEKLYQFASAYPNPYRQLEQWKDQLEAGSAEAARSAGWMECLMDEIHLEAEELAARFTAAREVCLEPGGPYYYEEMFRSDERIVKGLLSAQSYEEAAEILSGLKTAFVRKPSKKDPAVDDEKKAFLSALRDEMKKALQDMAKQYYLGDMEQVLSDIRGCSGPLCELVDLAAEFGQDYSAAKREKNLVDFGDIEHFALKVLTEEGPDGEFLPTEAAAEMSKSFYEIMIDEYQDSNRIQEEILRSVSRERDGHPNIFMVGDVKQSIYKFRQARPELFMEKYEAYTAEDSLHQKIDLHRNFRSREEVLRTVNFFFSQLMEKKLGGISYDEDAALVPGREFPEGDGEQAGENRSTEFIFLDSGKDRDKEADAKLAEYQAKELEAKAVAKRIRELTDPVSGYKIYDSQTEGYRTARYGDIVILLRTVTGWAEVFVDSLMEAGIPAYAQSRTGYFTAREVQCVLHLLRVIDNPMQDIPMAAVMKSPMGGFTSEELALITADFRADIVPKETRGLYGAVKHCLEEKGAEEQGGSYAMVSEELRGKVRRFYDMIRDFREKAVYMRLHQLLRYILEKTEYEYILAASPGGRLKLANIEMLIKRAVDYENTSYQGVFQFVRYIENLQKYSVDFGEASLAGEQEDTVRITSIHKSKGLEYPIVILAGAGKLFNQGDARGKILLHPDLGIAADYIDTERRLKAATLPKKVFQRQLRLENLGEELRVLYVALTRAEEKLIITGTDRYLETKLTKWNSLRLEEGRELPYQEVSRASSYLDWMLMALVRSRVYGEILSERGITPPVFHPVYGEEIPAVVHVESVEALVYHEVEKQASGGLLRERLTDWGGLPDEEKVLSGQIADQLSYVYPYLAAVSAPRKFTVSQLKEMGMTEGEEEAVRLMEDQDKDADRKRPAFLEKEEELSGAARGTAYHRVLELLPMTTEAKRESVEEAVMLLEKQGLLPSGTGERLNLGRITKFLDSPLGQRMAEGERLGTLRKEQQFVMGVPAARICSEYGEAGLSEERMLVQGIIDAWFEEEDGLVLVDYKTDKVDKMEGEDGVRRFLERYRTQVDYYQEALEQNTGKRVKERYLYSFSLERAIPL from the coding sequence GTGGAATGGACAAATGAGCAGAAACAGATAATCGGGCTGCGTGACCGCAACATTCTGGTTGCGGCTGCGGCGGGCAGCGGAAAGACGGCGGTGCTGGTTGAGAGAATCCTGTCCATGATCACCGATGAGGATCATCCTGTGGATATAGACAGGCTGCTGGTGGTGACCTTTACCAACGCCGCTGCGGGCCAGATGAAGGAACGTATTGCAAAGCGGCTTTCCGGCCGGCTGGAAGAAGAGCCGGACGACCGGAACCTGAAACGCCAGGAGGACCTGCTTCCCCATGCCAAGATCATGACCATCGACAGCTTCTGTCTTTATATAGTGCGGAATTATTTCAGCAGCCTGGACCTGGACCCGGATTTTCGAATCGGGGATGAAGGAGAATTGAAGCTGCTCCGCGAGGATGTCATGAAAGCCCTGCTGGAGAGAAAATATGAGGAAGCGGCTCCGGAATTCTTCCAGTTCGTGGAAAGCTATGCCGAGGGGAAGGGAGACGGAGGGATACCGGATTATATCGAGAAGCTGTATCAGTTTGCATCTGCTTATCCAAATCCATACAGACAGCTGGAACAGTGGAAGGACCAGCTGGAGGCCGGCTCCGCGGAAGCTGCCCGGTCTGCGGGATGGATGGAGTGTCTCATGGATGAGATCCATCTGGAGGCGGAGGAATTGGCTGCCCGTTTTACGGCGGCGAGAGAGGTCTGTCTGGAACCGGGAGGCCCATATTATTATGAGGAGATGTTCCGGTCAGATGAACGGATTGTCAAGGGCCTGCTGTCTGCCCAGTCTTATGAGGAAGCGGCAGAGATCTTATCGGGATTAAAAACGGCGTTTGTTCGTAAGCCTTCTAAAAAGGATCCGGCGGTGGACGATGAGAAGAAAGCGTTTTTGTCCGCCCTTCGGGATGAGATGAAAAAGGCTCTGCAGGACATGGCGAAGCAATATTACCTGGGGGATATGGAACAGGTGCTTTCCGATATCCGAGGATGCAGCGGACCGCTCTGCGAGCTGGTAGATCTTGCAGCAGAGTTCGGGCAAGACTATTCCGCGGCCAAACGGGAAAAGAATCTGGTGGATTTTGGGGATATTGAACATTTTGCTTTAAAGGTCCTGACGGAGGAAGGCCCGGACGGGGAATTTCTCCCCACGGAAGCGGCGGCGGAGATGAGCAAGAGCTTCTATGAGATCATGATCGACGAATATCAGGACAGCAACCGGATCCAGGAAGAGATTCTGCGCAGCGTATCCAGGGAAAGGGACGGGCATCCCAATATCTTCATGGTGGGTGATGTAAAGCAAAGTATTTATAAGTTCCGGCAGGCGAGACCGGAGCTTTTTATGGAAAAATATGAAGCCTATACGGCAGAAGACAGCCTGCATCAGAAGATAGATCTCCATCGGAACTTCCGCAGCAGGGAAGAAGTACTAAGAACTGTCAACTTCTTTTTTAGCCAGCTGATGGAAAAGAAGCTGGGGGGGATTTCATACGACGAAGACGCGGCCCTCGTTCCGGGACGTGAATTTCCGGAAGGAGATGGAGAACAGGCGGGGGAAAACCGCAGTACGGAGTTCATTTTCCTGGATTCCGGGAAGGACCGGGATAAGGAAGCCGACGCGAAGCTTGCGGAATACCAGGCGAAGGAGCTGGAAGCAAAGGCAGTCGCCAAACGGATCCGGGAACTGACGGACCCGGTCTCAGGATATAAGATTTACGACAGCCAGACGGAAGGATACCGGACAGCCAGATATGGAGACATTGTGATTCTTCTGAGGACAGTCACCGGCTGGGCGGAGGTCTTTGTGGACAGCCTGATGGAAGCCGGAATTCCTGCCTACGCTCAGTCCAGGACCGGATATTTTACAGCCAGGGAAGTGCAGTGTGTGCTTCATCTGCTGCGGGTGATCGACAATCCCATGCAGGACATTCCCATGGCCGCGGTGATGAAATCTCCCATGGGAGGCTTCACATCGGAAGAATTGGCGCTGATAACCGCTGATTTTCGCGCAGATATCGTGCCAAAGGAAACGAGAGGGCTTTATGGAGCCGTGAAACATTGCCTTGAAGAAAAGGGAGCAGAGGAACAAGGCGGAAGCTATGCCATGGTGTCGGAGGAGCTTCGCGGAAAGGTGCGCAGATTTTACGATATGATCCGTGACTTCCGGGAAAAAGCTGTGTATATGAGGCTTCACCAGCTGCTTCGCTATATTCTGGAAAAGACCGAGTACGAATATATCCTGGCTGCTTCGCCGGGAGGCCGGCTTAAGCTGGCAAATATAGAGATGCTCATAAAACGGGCGGTCGACTATGAGAATACCAGTTATCAGGGGGTATTTCAATTTGTCCGTTATATCGAGAACCTGCAGAAATATTCGGTGGATTTCGGCGAAGCTTCCCTGGCCGGGGAGCAGGAGGATACGGTGCGTATCACAAGTATCCATAAAAGCAAGGGGCTGGAATATCCCATTGTGATCCTGGCCGGCGCGGGCAAGCTGTTCAACCAGGGAGATGCGAGAGGGAAAATACTGCTCCATCCGGATTTGGGGATCGCGGCGGATTACATCGATACGGAAAGACGGCTGAAGGCAGCCACCCTTCCGAAGAAGGTTTTTCAGAGGCAGCTGCGCCTGGAGAACCTGGGCGAGGAGCTCCGAGTATTGTATGTGGCGCTCACAAGGGCGGAAGAGAAGCTGATCATCACAGGGACGGACCGCTATCTGGAGACGAAGCTCACGAAATGGAACAGTCTCCGCCTGGAGGAGGGAAGAGAACTGCCTTATCAGGAAGTTTCAAGAGCGTCTTCTTATCTCGACTGGATGCTCATGGCGCTGGTGAGGAGCCGTGTTTACGGAGAGATTCTATCCGAACGGGGGATTACCCCTCCGGTATTTCATCCGGTCTACGGAGAAGAAATACCGGCGGTGGTGCATGTGGAGAGTGTGGAGGCGCTGGTGTACCACGAGGTAGAGAAACAGGCATCAGGAGGGCTTCTCAGGGAAAGGCTGACGGATTGGGGCGGACTTCCGGATGAAGAAAAAGTTCTTTCGGGGCAGATAGCGGATCAGCTATCTTATGTGTATCCGTATTTGGCGGCCGTATCGGCGCCGAGAAAGTTTACGGTTTCCCAGCTGAAAGAGATGGGCATGACAGAAGGGGAAGAAGAGGCGGTCCGCCTTATGGAGGATCAGGACAAGGACGCGGACAGAAAACGCCCGGCCTTTTTGGAAAAAGAGGAAGAACTGTCGGGAGCGGCCAGGGGCACCGCCTACCACCGGGTGCTGGAGCTCCTCCCCATGACTACGGAGGCCAAAAGGGAAAGTGTGGAGGAAGCAGTCATGCTTCTGGAAAAACAAGGTCTTCTGCCCTCTGGTACGGGAGAGCGGCTGAATCTGGGGAGAATCACAAAATTTCTGGATTCTCCCCTGGGACAAAGGATGGCAGAAGGAGAACGTCTTGGGACGCTCAGGAAAGAGCAGCAGTTCGTCATGGGAGTGCCGGCGGCCAGAATCTGTTCAGAGTATGGGGAAGCCGGGCTGTCGGAGGAGAGGATGCTCGTTCAGGGCATCATCGACGCCTGGTTTGAAGAAGAAGACGGACTAGTCCTGGTGGACTATAAGACGGACAAAGTGGATAAGATGGAAGGAGAGGACGGCGTGAGGCGTTTCCTGGAACGGTACCGGACGCAGGTGGATTATTATCAGGAAGCGTTGGAACAAAACACAGGAAAACGGGTGAAAGAAAGATATCTGTACTCTTTTTCCCTGGAACGGGCGATCCCGCTCTGA
- a CDS encoding PadR family transcriptional regulator, with translation MVFNTGAALLDAIVLAVVSRDKDGTYGYKITQEVREAIDISESTLYPVLRRLQKDECLEVYDKEYGGRNRRYYKVTSKGDAQLNLYKGEWRQYSSKISMILQEV, from the coding sequence ATGGTATTTAATACAGGTGCCGCTCTCCTGGATGCCATTGTGCTGGCAGTCGTCTCCAGAGACAAGGACGGGACATATGGGTATAAGATCACCCAGGAAGTCCGGGAAGCCATTGACATATCGGAGTCAACGCTGTATCCGGTGCTCAGGAGGCTTCAAAAGGATGAGTGCCTGGAGGTCTACGACAAGGAATACGGGGGCAGGAATCGAAGATATTATAAAGTGACATCGAAGGGAGATGCCCAGCTCAATCTCTACAAAGGGGAATGGCGGCAGTATTCCAGCAAAATATCAATGATCCTTCAGGAGGTGTGA
- a CDS encoding C39 family peptidase has product MNQMTTGKEPPRWQNSGEGYAVGKKSSGKERGGSGRRADTGTYKVSGRRPAGRLDTSRLEEKKRMRRNQRIRKRIGLVFGAFVLCTGSFLAGRLTAPAGSKTLGRTDDSLPGESGMSRSGFMSTASEQDLEMSDEEKRVYVLEHPEEYPESLVSLMESSPEALDFVYSYPEEKNKETVIDLSGELVKGEIPLFIQWDKRWGYWKYGDDLMALSGCGPTCLSMVYVGLTGDTSMNPKVMAAYSESNGFYLENVGTSWELMGAGAEELGLQSNTISLSKEAVFRELDAGRPLICSMRPGDFTANGHFIVIYGREGDELLVHDPNSPKRSGMKWSYSDLEYQIKNIWSYSVRSKDRKVEKSFSQI; this is encoded by the coding sequence ATGAATCAAATGACCACGGGAAAAGAGCCTCCCAGATGGCAGAATTCGGGGGAAGGATACGCAGTTGGAAAGAAAAGCTCCGGCAAAGAAAGAGGCGGGAGCGGAAGAAGAGCCGATACAGGGACGTATAAGGTATCGGGCCGGAGACCGGCAGGCCGCCTTGATACTTCCAGACTGGAAGAAAAAAAGCGCATGAGAAGAAATCAAAGGATAAGAAAACGGATCGGGCTTGTCTTCGGAGCTTTTGTCCTTTGTACCGGTTCTTTCCTCGCGGGAAGGCTGACGGCGCCTGCCGGGAGCAAGACACTGGGAAGGACGGATGATTCATTGCCCGGAGAGTCGGGAATGTCACGGAGCGGGTTTATGTCTACGGCGAGCGAACAGGATTTGGAGATGAGCGACGAGGAAAAAAGGGTCTATGTGCTGGAGCACCCGGAAGAGTATCCGGAATCTCTGGTGTCTTTAATGGAAAGCTCCCCGGAAGCATTGGATTTCGTCTATTCTTATCCGGAAGAAAAGAATAAAGAGACGGTCATTGATCTGTCAGGAGAATTGGTCAAAGGGGAGATTCCTCTTTTTATCCAGTGGGACAAGCGATGGGGATACTGGAAATACGGAGACGACCTGATGGCTCTCAGCGGATGCGGCCCCACCTGCCTTTCCATGGTTTATGTGGGACTTACGGGAGACACGTCTATGAATCCAAAGGTAATGGCCGCGTACAGCGAAAGTAACGGCTTTTATCTGGAAAACGTGGGCACCAGCTGGGAGCTGATGGGAGCCGGCGCGGAGGAGCTGGGACTCCAGTCGAATACGATTTCATTGAGCAAGGAGGCGGTCTTTAGAGAGCTGGATGCCGGGCGTCCGCTGATCTGCAGCATGCGGCCGGGGGATTTCACGGCGAACGGGCACTTTATCGTTATATATGGACGGGAAGGAGACGAGCTCCTGGTCCACGATCCCAACAGCCCAAAGCGGAGCGGGATGAAATGGTCCTATTCGGATCTGGAATATCAGATAAAGAATATCTGGTCCTATTCTGTCAGAAGCAAAGACCGGAAGGTTGAAAAAAGCTTTTCTCAGATATGA
- a CDS encoding PspC domain-containing protein, with protein sequence MEPKRLYRSVRDRMLLGVCGGIGEYFGVDATIIRVVWALFGCTGAGILAYFIAAVIMPQNPEN encoded by the coding sequence ATGGAACCAAAAAGATTATACCGTTCTGTAAGGGACAGGATGCTGCTGGGCGTGTGCGGCGGTATCGGGGAGTATTTCGGCGTTGACGCTACGATCATCCGTGTGGTTTGGGCGCTTTTTGGCTGTACGGGCGCCGGTATCCTGGCGTATTTTATAGCGGCTGTGATCATGCCGCAGAATCCGGAAAATTAG
- a CDS encoding pyridoxal phosphate-dependent aminotransferase, whose protein sequence is MRTFEKSKKLDNVCYDVRGPVVDEANRMIAENIDILKLNIGNPAPFGFQAPDEVIHDMQTRLREAQGYSDSKGVFGARKAIMQYCRIKKIPNVTMEDIYVGNGVSELITMSMQGLLDDGDEILIPSPDYPLWTAAANLAGGRPVHYICDESADWYPDLDDMEKKITDRTKGLVIINPNNPTGALYPKELLERIVDIARRHELILFADEIYDRLVMDGESHVSIASLAPDLMCVTFNGLSKSHRIAGFRSGWMTLSGNKKRAKGYIEGLNMLSSMRLCANVPAQMVVQTALGGYQQEHVDELLLPGGRIYEQREFIYNALNDIPGITAVKPKAAFYIFPKIDVKKFNIHDDEQFVLDFLRSEKVLLVHGGGFNWKEPDHFRVVYLPRVEELKSAAGRLARFLSEYRQP, encoded by the coding sequence ATGAGGACGTTTGAAAAATCAAAGAAGCTTGACAATGTCTGTTACGATGTGCGGGGACCGGTGGTCGACGAGGCGAACCGGATGATCGCCGAGAATATCGATATTTTGAAGCTGAATATCGGAAATCCGGCTCCTTTTGGATTCCAGGCGCCGGATGAGGTCATCCATGATATGCAGACCAGACTGCGGGAAGCACAGGGCTATTCCGATTCTAAGGGGGTCTTCGGCGCCAGAAAGGCCATTATGCAGTACTGCAGGATAAAGAAGATTCCCAATGTGACCATGGAGGACATCTATGTGGGAAATGGTGTCAGTGAGCTGATCACCATGTCCATGCAGGGGCTTTTGGATGACGGGGACGAAATCCTGATACCCTCTCCGGACTATCCTCTTTGGACGGCGGCAGCCAATCTGGCCGGCGGCCGGCCGGTGCATTATATCTGTGATGAATCAGCGGATTGGTACCCGGATCTGGATGATATGGAAAAGAAGATCACGGACCGGACGAAGGGGCTTGTGATCATCAACCCCAATAATCCCACCGGCGCGCTGTATCCCAAAGAGCTTTTGGAACGGATCGTGGATATCGCCAGGCGTCATGAACTGATCCTGTTTGCCGACGAGATCTATGACCGCCTTGTGATGGACGGTGAGTCTCATGTCTCGATCGCGTCACTGGCGCCGGATCTGATGTGCGTGACATTCAACGGCCTTTCCAAATCCCACCGGATCGCGGGATTCCGGAGCGGCTGGATGACGCTCAGCGGGAATAAGAAAAGAGCCAAAGGATATATCGAGGGGCTGAACATGCTGTCCTCCATGAGACTCTGCGCCAATGTCCCGGCACAGATGGTAGTACAGACAGCTCTTGGAGGCTATCAGCAGGAACATGTGGATGAGCTTTTGCTGCCGGGAGGACGGATTTATGAGCAGAGGGAGTTCATATACAACGCGCTCAACGATATTCCAGGCATAACGGCGGTGAAGCCCAAGGCGGCGTTTTATATTTTCCCCAAAATAGACGTGAAGAAATTCAATATTCACGACGACGAGCAGTTCGTGCTGGATTTCCTGCGTTCTGAAAAGGTGCTTTTGGTGCACGGAGGCGGATTCAACTGGAAGGAGCCGGATCATTTCCGCGTGGTATACCTTCCCAGGGTCGAAGAGCTTAAGAGCGCTGCCGGCCGTCTGGCAAGGTTTTTGTCTGAATACCGCCAGCCGTAA
- a CDS encoding DUF1700 domain-containing protein, protein MNRAEYMKELAYLLQDVPDEEKEEALQYYEDYFDDAGVENEAQVISELGRPEKIAAIIREGARNGYENQDAEYTEAGYRNERYRSPQYEVVPPEHCRKDTIEDKNDSREESAYSQQEDYRDASYRRMEEETDQGEATWREGPQEHEDDSYHQTYREERQDRRPVRRRFSVLMWILVILGLLMVSPILLGGAGVAFGAAAVVVCGVGGVALAVILVAAVLLVVSVILIGIGIAKLLIYPIAGIMICGAGLVLLSIGMFFTWLSVLFCGKAVPGIIHMIGNFFNFLSRRLRRGGAAA, encoded by the coding sequence ATGAACAGGGCAGAATATATGAAGGAGCTGGCTTATCTTTTACAGGACGTACCAGATGAGGAAAAGGAAGAAGCCCTTCAATATTATGAGGATTATTTTGACGATGCCGGGGTGGAAAACGAAGCTCAGGTGATCTCAGAGCTTGGCAGGCCGGAAAAGATAGCCGCGATCATCCGGGAGGGAGCGCGCAACGGATATGAAAACCAGGATGCGGAGTACACGGAAGCCGGTTATCGGAATGAGCGCTACCGCAGTCCTCAATATGAAGTGGTGCCGCCGGAGCACTGCAGAAAAGACACAATAGAAGATAAAAATGACAGCCGGGAAGAAAGCGCTTATTCTCAGCAGGAGGATTATCGGGACGCCTCTTATCGGCGCATGGAAGAAGAGACCGATCAGGGTGAGGCTACATGGCGGGAAGGTCCCCAGGAACATGAAGACGATTCGTATCATCAGACCTACAGGGAAGAGCGGCAGGACAGACGCCCGGTCCGGCGCCGTTTCAGCGTGCTGATGTGGATTCTCGTGATATTAGGACTTTTGATGGTATCACCGATTCTGCTCGGAGGAGCCGGCGTGGCGTTCGGAGCTGCCGCAGTGGTCGTCTGCGGCGTCGGCGGAGTGGCTCTGGCCGTGATCCTGGTCGCAGCCGTGCTTCTGGTAGTGAGTGTGATACTGATCGGCATAGGAATCGCGAAGCTTTTGATCTATCCGATAGCAGGAATCATGATATGCGGCGCGGGACTGGTGCTGCTGTCGATAGGAATGTTCTTTACATGGCTGTCCGTCCTGTTCTGCGGAAAAGCGGTGCCCGGCATTATCCATATGATAGGGAACTTTTTTAACTTTCTGTCGCGGAGACTGCGGAGAGGGGGTGCTGCGGCATGA
- a CDS encoding small, acid-soluble spore protein, alpha/beta type has protein sequence MGKKKDKPIDLENLTPEEKLKLEIADEIGVYQKVLDGGWRCLSAKESGRIGGLMTKKKRELSKS, from the coding sequence ATGGGAAAGAAAAAAGATAAGCCGATCGATTTGGAAAATCTGACGCCGGAAGAGAAATTAAAGCTGGAAATCGCCGATGAGATCGGCGTTTATCAGAAGGTGTTAGACGGTGGCTGGAGATGTCTTTCAGCGAAAGAATCCGGACGTATCGGAGGTCTGATGACGAAGAAAAAAAGAGAGCTGAGTAAATCCTGA
- a CDS encoding YhfC family intramembrane metalloprotease, which produces MDSGILIPQSSVLCMAVSLAGMVLAPVLAVVFLKKRTGQKLYPLLVGALTFFVFVRFLENILHQVVLGVPGAGDMILNNGWVYAIYGGLAAGIFEEIGRFVAFKKLLRNERGKRISLMYGLGHGGIETLLVALSLVSTMTLAFAVNKMGLDAYIATIPAASADTVQNAAESIASQPAWIYLLSFLERLVAMGLHLSLSVLVYGAARCGKKWLLPAAIGIHAFSDMFAGLYQKGILANVFLTEFLILAVMVITAVFARKLYLEYPDEKEETADNPERIPQ; this is translated from the coding sequence ATGGATTCAGGAATTCTGATACCGCAGAGCTCGGTTCTCTGTATGGCGGTCTCACTGGCGGGGATGGTATTGGCGCCTGTTCTAGCGGTGGTATTTTTGAAAAAGAGGACGGGACAGAAGCTGTATCCGCTGTTGGTAGGAGCGCTGACTTTCTTTGTTTTTGTCCGCTTTCTGGAGAACATCTTACATCAGGTGGTGCTGGGGGTGCCCGGAGCGGGAGATATGATCTTGAATAACGGGTGGGTTTATGCAATATACGGCGGTCTAGCTGCCGGAATATTTGAGGAGATCGGACGCTTTGTGGCTTTCAAAAAGCTGCTGAGAAATGAAAGAGGGAAGAGGATATCCCTCATGTACGGCCTGGGACATGGAGGAATCGAGACTCTTCTGGTGGCGCTCAGTCTGGTGAGCACCATGACGCTGGCGTTTGCAGTCAATAAAATGGGGCTGGACGCATATATCGCGACGATTCCCGCCGCGTCTGCCGATACCGTGCAAAACGCCGCGGAATCCATCGCGTCGCAGCCGGCCTGGATCTATCTGCTGTCCTTTCTGGAAAGACTGGTCGCCATGGGGCTTCATCTGAGCCTTTCGGTATTGGTTTACGGCGCCGCCCGGTGCGGGAAAAAATGGCTGCTTCCGGCGGCGATCGGAATCCACGCTTTCAGCGACATGTTCGCGGGACTTTACCAGAAGGGGATACTGGCCAACGTATTTTTAACAGAATTCCTGATTCTGGCGGTCATGGTGATAACGGCTGTGTTTGCCAGAAAATTATATCTGGAATATCCCGATGAAAAAGAGGAGACGGCGGATAATCCAGAGAGGATACCGCAGTAG
- a CDS encoding DUF4097 family beta strand repeat-containing protein, with product MKRFTKVCLWICGISFLVGVLMISVSWAMGFRGYHPHDRYDWELVERNQIIEGDIRNVCLKVKAGSIFVEEGDAFAITASTAGEHFKSTVENGTWTLEEAEKHENGTSIGGFYINDDGVYLKSTLGEVHITIPRGVRLEHVEIDVQAGAVEIERISCETMDIDVQAGSADFAADVSKEISAECQAGGVSGFLDGRDEDFNLSIDCNLGSVTVGTYECGGVFNRDNVSYGADKKMSLSCDAGSIEFAFSEND from the coding sequence ATGAAGCGTTTTACAAAAGTATGTCTGTGGATCTGCGGGATCTCTTTTCTAGTTGGCGTTCTCATGATATCCGTCAGCTGGGCCATGGGCTTCCGGGGATATCATCCGCATGATCGGTATGACTGGGAGCTGGTAGAGAGGAATCAGATCATAGAAGGCGATATCCGGAACGTTTGTCTCAAAGTGAAAGCGGGCAGCATTTTCGTAGAGGAAGGCGATGCCTTTGCGATCACCGCGTCAACAGCCGGAGAGCATTTCAAAAGTACCGTGGAAAACGGCACCTGGACGCTGGAGGAGGCGGAAAAGCACGAAAACGGCACCTCCATTGGCGGATTCTATATCAACGATGACGGTGTCTATCTGAAATCCACCCTGGGTGAAGTCCACATCACAATTCCAAGGGGGGTCCGTCTGGAGCATGTGGAAATAGACGTGCAGGCCGGCGCGGTGGAGATTGAACGGATTTCCTGCGAGACGATGGATATCGATGTGCAGGCAGGATCTGCGGATTTTGCAGCAGACGTGTCGAAGGAGATTTCCGCGGAATGTCAGGCCGGCGGCGTGAGCGGGTTCCTGGACGGGAGAGATGAAGATTTTAATCTGAGTATTGACTGCAACCTGGGAAGCGTTACAGTGGGAACCTATGAGTGCGGCGGCGTATTCAACCGGGATAATGTATCCTATGGCGCGGATAAGAAGATGTCGCTTTCCTGTGACGCTGGGAGCATTGAGTTCGCTTTTTCTGAAAATGATTGA